DNA from Chloroherpetonaceae bacterium:
GTCACGATAATCAGATCATCGGAATCCGCGACTTCAAGCATCGTGACAAGGCTGCCGACCTTATCATTTTCCTTAAGTGTAATCACGCCGCTTGCACCGCGCCGTGTCATGCGGTATTCCTCGAGCGCACTGCGTTTTCCGTAGCCGAGATTCGTTACCGTAAGAAGCGTAATGTCTTCGTGGCGCGTTGTCACCATTGCAACGATGGCTTCCTTATCATCAAGTTCTGCACCTTTCACGCCAATCGAATTTCTTCCCATCGGGCGAACTTCGGACTCGTGGAAACGAACCGCATAGCCGGAGTTTTTAGCTAAGATAACTTGATGGTTTCCATCCGTGAGCTTGGCTTCGATGAGCGAATCGCCATCTTCAATGTTGATGGCAATGATGCCCGTCTTTCGTGGGTTTGAATATTCCGTAAGAGGCGTTTTTTTGATGATGCCGTTCTTCGTTGCCATCAAAATAAACTGCGACTCCACAAATTCTTTCACACTGATAAACGCGCAAATCGATTCCCCTTCTTCCAATTGAATAATATTGGTTATCGAACGGCCTCGCGCGGTGCGGCTTGCTTCGGGGATTTCATACACCTTCAGCCAATAACATTTTCCCTTTGTCGTAAAAAAGAGAATGTAGTGATGAGTAGAGGCAATAATAAGATGTTCGATAAAATCATCTTCTTTGGTGGCACCGCCTGAAATGCCTTTTCCGCCCCGACCTTGACGGCGATAGGTGTCCACCGGCGTGCGTTTAATGAAGCCGTTATGCGTGATGGTGATAATCACATCTTCTTCTTTAATAAGGCTTTCCATCGAAAATTCATCGGTCTGATAAATAATCTCTGTGCGGCGTTCATCGCCAAAGTCTTTTCTCACTTGAATCAATTCCTCTTTTACGATCTTCATCTGAAGTGCTTCGTTCGCCAAAATTTCTTTCAATTCGCCGATGAGCTTAAGCACTTCGCGATATTCGTCTTCGATTTTTTGGCGTTCAAGTCCTGTGAGGCGTTGCAAGCGCATATCCAAAATTGCTTTTGCTTGAATTTCGGAGAGCTTGAACCTTTCCATCAAGGTGGTGCGGGCATCGTCGCCGTCTTTTGCGGCACGAATGGTTTTAATGACTTCGTCTAAATTATCTAAGCAAATTTTAAGCCCTTCGAGAATATGGGCGCGTTTTTCGGCTTCGGATAAATCAAACTTCGTGCGGCGAATAATAATCTCGTGGCGATGCCGAATGTAATAGTGCATCATCTCTTTCAGATTAAGCACGCGAGGCACACCATCAACAAGCGCAAGCATAATCACGCCAAATGTTTCTTGCATTTGCGTATGCTTGTAAAGATTATTCAGCACCACTTGCGTGACAGCCCCTTTCTTCAATTCAATCACCACGCGCATGCCATCTTTATCGCTCTCGTCATTGACGCCGGAGATGCCTTCCAATTTTTTATCATTCACCAAATCAGCAATCTTTTCTAAAAGCCGCGCTTTATTGACTTGATAAGGAAGCTCGGTGATGATAATCGATTCACGGTCGTTCTTTTGATTGACTTCGATCTTCACTTTGGCACGGAGCGTAATTTTTCCACGACCGGTTGTGAACGCTTCTTTTACGCCGCCGTATCCATAGATAATTCCGGCCGTAGGGAAGTCGGGCGCTTTGACATGCTTCATCAATTCTTCAATCGTAATCTCACGGTTATCGATGAAAGCAATGAGTCCATTGATGACTTCGGTTAAATTATGAGGTGGAATATTCGTGGCCATACCGACGGCAATCCCCGATGAACCATTCACCAAAAGGTTCGGGAAGGCCGAAGGCATTACCGTTGGCTCCTCGAGTGAATCATCGAAATTGGGTGCAAAGTCAACCGTATTTTTATCGAGGTCGCGCAGCATTTCAGCGGTGATTCGCTTTAAGCGGACTTCGGTGTAACGCATTGCTGCGGGCGCATCGCCATCAACCGAGCCGAAATTTCCTTGCCCGTCAATAAGCGGATAGCGGAGCGAAAACTCTTGAACCATTCGAACGATGGTATCATAAACGGCGGTGTCGCCGTGCGGGTGATACTTTCCGAGAACCTCTCCAACGATACGCGCCGATTTTTTATATGGCCTTCCGGCTTGAAGCCCCAATTCGCTCATGCCAAAAAGGACTCGGCGATGAACGGGCTTTAGGCCGTCGCGCACATCGGGAAGGGCGCGGCTAACAATGACGGACATCGAGTAATCGATGTACGAATCTCTCATTTCGTCTTCGATTGTAATCGGTACAATTCTTTCGCGTTGCATGTGAAAAGTGCAAAAGGTTAGGCCCAAAAAAAGCACTTGGGCGATAAAAATTTCAAGCGGCAAATATACAAGAAGAATGGGGAATAAGCAGGTCTTGAAAACCGGAAGAATAAAAAAAGTATGATTTTCTTCTCAGTGAAATTCGCAATGCAGAAACGGGTTGGACTATAACCAAAAGACTCTAGAATTGGATTAAGAGAATGAGGTGGTTTGATTTTATTTAAGTTATAGGTTTTAAGTTTAGAGAGAGGTTTGGTTAACCCTCCTTGTCATTTATTTTGAGCCAATCTCGAAACATCCACACCGGCAAATCTTTGAAGATTTCACAATAGTTTGAATTTTGTGTCTGTTTAGGGTGGTAGCAAAGGCAAATCATTTTACTCTTGTTCTCACAACGAGGCTAAAAATACTAAAAAATTACTCTCGTTCTTAAAACGAAGGTAAAAATTACTCTCGTTCAATTTTCAAAAGGGTATGCGTTCTTTGATAGCGGTGAATCGGCTATGCGCTCGGGTGTGTTTAGCTTCGCTAACTTTCAGTTCGGTGCACAAAGTTTCATATTCATATTAAAGATCAATAGAAGCATAAAGCACCAAAAATGCACAGCACCAGCTTGACGAAAACTGATGTTGGCGGCTATCCTTCTATTTTTTTCCTTATTGTCTCTTGGTTGTACGTTGGGACAGACGCACTCCTTGCCAAGATTTGGTCTGTGCATTGGCTTTCGTTTATTGCTAATCCCCATTTTTCTTTTTGGCTATTTGCTTCGCTTGAGGGAGTGCTTTCAAAACATCTTTGGCATTTAATTCAGACACCACTTTTTTTCCTGTTTTCGCTTCCAGTTCCATCCTTGCCACTTTAGCCACATTACCGCCTTCTTTAGCTACCTTTTTACTTTCTTCAAAATCTTTTGGGTTGGTTGCGGCAGAAATATCTTTTGTTGAAGCCTCTGCCAGCATATTCAAAATCAGCTCTGTATTGGTCATGTTATCCCTTAAATTCTCTTTTTTCAAGCCTTTCAAAACCTTATAC
Protein-coding regions in this window:
- the gyrA gene encoding DNA gyrase subunit A, producing MQRERIVPITIEDEMRDSYIDYSMSVIVSRALPDVRDGLKPVHRRVLFGMSELGLQAGRPYKKSARIVGEVLGKYHPHGDTAVYDTIVRMVQEFSLRYPLIDGQGNFGSVDGDAPAAMRYTEVRLKRITAEMLRDLDKNTVDFAPNFDDSLEEPTVMPSAFPNLLVNGSSGIAVGMATNIPPHNLTEVINGLIAFIDNREITIEELMKHVKAPDFPTAGIIYGYGGVKEAFTTGRGKITLRAKVKIEVNQKNDRESIIITELPYQVNKARLLEKIADLVNDKKLEGISGVNDESDKDGMRVVIELKKGAVTQVVLNNLYKHTQMQETFGVIMLALVDGVPRVLNLKEMMHYYIRHRHEIIIRRTKFDLSEAEKRAHILEGLKICLDNLDEVIKTIRAAKDGDDARTTLMERFKLSEIQAKAILDMRLQRLTGLERQKIEDEYREVLKLIGELKEILANEALQMKIVKEELIQVRKDFGDERRTEIIYQTDEFSMESLIKEEDVIITITHNGFIKRTPVDTYRRQGRGGKGISGGATKEDDFIEHLIIASTHHYILFFTTKGKCYWLKVYEIPEASRTARGRSITNIIQLEEGESICAFISVKEFVESQFILMATKNGIIKKTPLTEYSNPRKTGIIAINIEDGDSLIEAKLTDGNHQVILAKNSGYAVRFHESEVRPMGRNSIGVKGAELDDKEAIVAMVTTRHEDITLLTVTNLGYGKRSALEEYRMTRRGASGVITLKENDKVGSLVTMLEVADSDDLIIVTNNGIVNRQHVADIRVMGRNTSGVRLVRLEDGDTIAAVARVPKEEEDGNETPSAAPAPEPDDLFGGKE